One region of Salinirubrum litoreum genomic DNA includes:
- a CDS encoding DUF7089 family protein produces the protein MFETRSLPADLAAVRDEHAPDTLVLDAEGDFETLPPAVAEDLGLVVESLDPAVYPTDWLPEHTPRQLRRYAGSDFTIGMPGDGTVVWTRQTVPPTVICKARAEGTPEEFLDFLIAEAFVQIGADVPEHCLPFFGERYRELAAVGDLAPSETYQLAVALFEAWVGLQTREVFRDWQGQHDRLYDAWTDAGSRLTDRLSDLAGAVARGEMSFVAATEFACSAVKHDLDLPAPFSALDTQAYRDHGADYAVRWAEKTFEKLE, from the coding sequence ATGTTCGAGACGCGGTCGCTCCCGGCGGATCTCGCGGCGGTCCGCGACGAACACGCACCCGACACGCTCGTCCTCGACGCCGAGGGGGACTTCGAGACGCTCCCCCCGGCGGTCGCAGAGGACCTCGGCCTCGTCGTCGAGTCGCTGGACCCCGCGGTGTACCCGACCGACTGGCTCCCGGAGCACACGCCACGACAGCTTCGCCGCTACGCCGGGTCGGACTTCACGATCGGTATGCCCGGCGACGGCACGGTCGTCTGGACCCGCCAGACCGTCCCGCCGACCGTGATCTGCAAGGCCCGTGCCGAGGGGACGCCCGAGGAGTTCCTCGACTTCCTCATCGCGGAGGCGTTCGTCCAGATCGGCGCGGACGTGCCGGAGCACTGTCTCCCCTTCTTCGGCGAGCGCTATCGTGAGTTGGCGGCGGTCGGCGACCTCGCTCCCTCCGAGACGTACCAACTCGCAGTCGCGCTGTTCGAGGCCTGGGTCGGCCTCCAGACCCGTGAGGTGTTTCGTGACTGGCAGGGCCAGCACGACCGGTTGTACGACGCCTGGACGGACGCCGGCAGTCGCCTGACCGACCGGTTGTCGGACCTCGCGGGGGCGGTCGCACGCGGCGAGATGAGTTTCGTCGCCGCGACCGAGTTCGCCTGTTCTGCGGTGAAACACGACCTCGATCTGCCCGCGCCCTTCTCGGCGCTGGACACGCAGGCGTACCGCGATCACGGTGCCGACTACGCGGTTCGCTGGGCCGAGAAGACGTTCGAGAAACTGGAGTGA
- a CDS encoding cation:proton antiporter: protein MAAETSLLSVGEMFLAIALAGALASRIGLSVIPIYLVAGLLVGPNVLGALGGPAVPDGEVVTILAELGIVLLLFFLGLEFSIDRLIESWDRISRGGLLDLGVNFPVGVGLGLLFGWSLVEALLLGGIVYISSSAIITKSLLDLGWIANDESEPILGVLVFEDLFIAVYLAVVASLVFESGGLAATLQSVGIALGFLFVLLAAVQFGESFFSRVLDVSSGELFVLRVLGIAVPVAGLALALGVSEAVAAFFVGMGFSGSGHEERIERLLTPVRDTFAAVFFFWIGLRTDPRLILGVLGILAVVVVATTPTKLLSGFYTGRLYGLTDRRSFRVGTTMITRGEFSLIIAATAAGGTTQTMTQTIPALAVGYVLVMSVVGTVAMQYSDRLESLVLRRSAA, encoded by the coding sequence ATGGCCGCCGAGACCTCACTGCTCTCGGTCGGCGAGATGTTTCTGGCCATCGCGCTGGCCGGCGCGCTGGCGAGTCGGATCGGTCTCTCGGTCATCCCCATCTATCTCGTCGCCGGCCTGCTCGTCGGCCCGAACGTCCTCGGGGCACTCGGCGGGCCGGCGGTTCCGGACGGCGAGGTCGTGACCATCCTCGCCGAACTGGGGATCGTCTTGCTCCTCTTTTTCCTCGGTCTGGAGTTCTCCATCGACCGCCTGATCGAGTCGTGGGACCGCATCTCGCGGGGCGGCCTGCTCGACCTGGGCGTCAACTTCCCGGTCGGTGTCGGTCTCGGCCTCCTCTTCGGCTGGTCGCTCGTCGAGGCGCTCCTGCTCGGTGGCATCGTCTACATCTCCTCCAGTGCGATCATCACGAAGTCGCTGCTCGATCTGGGGTGGATCGCCAACGACGAGAGCGAACCGATCCTCGGGGTGCTGGTGTTCGAGGACCTGTTCATCGCGGTCTACCTCGCGGTCGTCGCCTCGCTCGTCTTCGAGTCCGGCGGACTCGCGGCGACCCTCCAGAGTGTCGGGATCGCACTGGGGTTCCTGTTCGTCCTGCTGGCGGCCGTGCAGTTCGGCGAGTCGTTCTTCAGTCGAGTCCTCGACGTCTCCTCGGGCGAACTGTTCGTCCTCCGGGTGCTCGGTATCGCGGTGCCGGTCGCGGGACTGGCGCTCGCGCTCGGAGTGAGCGAGGCGGTCGCGGCCTTCTTCGTGGGGATGGGCTTCTCCGGGTCGGGCCACGAGGAGCGCATCGAGCGCCTGTTGACGCCGGTCCGGGACACCTTCGCGGCGGTCTTCTTCTTCTGGATCGGCCTGCGGACCGACCCACGACTGATCCTCGGTGTGCTCGGCATCCTCGCGGTCGTCGTCGTCGCCACGACGCCGACGAAACTGCTGTCGGGGTTCTACACCGGGCGACTCTACGGGTTGACGGACCGGCGGTCGTTCCGGGTCGGGACGACCATGATCACGCGGGGGGAGTTCTCGCTGATCATCGCGGCGACGGCCGCAGGCGGGACGACCCAGACGATGACACAGACGATTCCGGCGCTGGCGGTCGGCTACGTGCTGGTGATGAGCGTCGTCGGCACGGTGGCGATGCAGTACTCGGACCGACTGGAGTCGCTGGTGCTCCGCCGGTCGGCGGCGTGA
- the yciH gene encoding stress response translation initiation inhibitor YciH: MPNDFGLPDDLGLDEDLARAELTLTVRVERRRYNKPMTLVEGFEDDVVDVDELASTLKRTLATGGTARDGRIELQGDHAARLPDVLRDQGFRVA; this comes from the coding sequence ATGCCCAACGACTTCGGTCTGCCCGACGACCTCGGTCTCGACGAGGACCTCGCGCGGGCGGAGCTCACGCTGACGGTTCGCGTCGAACGCCGCCGGTACAACAAACCGATGACGCTCGTGGAGGGGTTCGAGGACGACGTCGTGGACGTCGACGAACTCGCCTCGACACTGAAACGAACACTCGCCACCGGCGGGACCGCCCGCGACGGTCGGATCGAACTCCAGGGCGATCACGCCGCCCGACTGCCGGACGTGCTCCGCGACCAGGGGTTCCGCGTCGCCTGA
- the mutL gene encoding DNA mismatch repair endonuclease MutL: protein MTRVHELDPETVDRIAAGEVVTRPAAVVTELVENSLDAGSESITIAVERGGLDRIRVADDGHGMTEADALLAVERHTTSKIDGIDDVGRVRTLGFRGEALPSIAEAARLDLTTKAVADGARGTRVVVENGEKRSEPAGRDVGTTVEVTDLFARTPARRKSLAGPKTEFSRISALCTRYALLRPDVRFRLSHDDRETFATPGTGDPTDALLGVYDRQVAGASTTVEWSAPDDGSADREVSVSGVVCYPSVTRARPTHVHTAVNSRAVENGDLRQAVVAGYGDLLAGGRYPVAAIDVSVPPERVDANVHPAKERVAFVDGEAVTAAVESAVRDALSGEDLARTADLAFDLDSSLTPVEGDSTLAEVTVIGTFRDLYLLCEADDDLLVIDQHAAHERVNFERLRAAVGDEVESAAIDPPETLRLSADESATLEANRDLLASLGYRVADFGGTTYRVEAVPAPLGRVEPTAALRDALDALAVGETPEDAREDLLRDLACHPSLKAGDALSVADATRLVNRLGACEQPYACPHGRPTVLSLDEATLATAFERGNTRLG, encoded by the coding sequence ATGACGCGCGTCCACGAACTCGACCCGGAGACGGTCGACCGCATCGCGGCCGGCGAGGTCGTCACCCGGCCCGCCGCCGTCGTGACGGAACTCGTCGAGAACAGCCTCGACGCCGGAAGCGAGTCGATCACGATCGCGGTCGAGCGCGGCGGCCTCGACCGAATCCGGGTCGCGGACGACGGCCACGGGATGACCGAGGCCGACGCTCTGCTCGCGGTCGAGCGCCACACGACCAGCAAGATCGACGGTATCGACGACGTGGGCCGCGTCCGGACGCTCGGCTTCCGGGGCGAGGCCCTGCCGAGCATCGCCGAGGCCGCCCGACTGGACCTCACCACGAAGGCGGTCGCAGACGGCGCACGCGGGACGCGGGTCGTCGTCGAGAACGGCGAGAAGCGGTCGGAGCCAGCAGGCCGGGACGTCGGCACGACCGTCGAGGTGACGGACCTGTTCGCCCGAACGCCGGCCCGCCGGAAGTCGCTCGCCGGCCCGAAGACCGAGTTCTCGCGGATCTCCGCGCTCTGTACGCGCTACGCCCTGCTCCGTCCGGACGTGCGATTCCGCCTCTCACACGACGACCGCGAGACGTTCGCCACGCCGGGCACCGGCGACCCGACCGACGCACTGCTCGGCGTCTACGACCGACAGGTGGCCGGCGCGAGTACGACCGTCGAGTGGTCCGCGCCGGACGACGGCAGCGCAGACCGCGAGGTGTCCGTCTCGGGCGTCGTCTGCTACCCCTCGGTCACGCGCGCTCGGCCGACACACGTCCACACCGCCGTCAACAGTCGCGCAGTCGAGAACGGCGACCTCCGGCAGGCGGTCGTCGCGGGCTACGGCGACCTGCTGGCCGGCGGTCGGTATCCCGTCGCCGCCATCGACGTGTCGGTCCCTCCGGAGCGGGTCGACGCGAACGTCCACCCCGCGAAAGAGCGCGTCGCGTTCGTGGACGGCGAGGCGGTCACGGCGGCAGTGGAGTCGGCGGTCCGAGACGCGCTGTCCGGCGAAGACCTCGCGCGCACCGCCGACCTGGCGTTCGACCTCGACAGTTCCCTCACGCCGGTCGAGGGCGACTCGACGCTCGCCGAGGTGACCGTCATCGGCACCTTCCGCGACCTCTACCTGCTGTGTGAGGCAGACGACGACCTGCTCGTGATCGACCAGCACGCGGCCCACGAGCGCGTCAACTTCGAGCGACTGCGCGCGGCGGTCGGCGACGAGGTCGAGTCGGCGGCTATCGACCCGCCCGAGACGCTCCGGTTGTCGGCCGACGAGTCGGCGACACTGGAGGCGAACCGCGACCTCCTCGCCTCGCTCGGCTACCGCGTCGCCGACTTCGGCGGGACGACGTATCGGGTCGAGGCGGTGCCAGCCCCGCTCGGTCGGGTCGAACCGACCGCCGCCCTGCGGGACGCACTCGACGCGCTCGCCGTGGGCGAGACGCCCGAGGACGCCCGCGAGGACCTCCTGCGCGATCTGGCGTGCCACCCGTCGCTGAAAGCCGGCGACGCGCTGTCGGTCGCTGACGCGACGCGACTCGTGAATCGGCTGGGTGCCTGCGAGCAACCCTACGCCTGCCCGCACGGCCGCCCGACCGTGCTCTCGCTGGACGAGGCGACGCTGGCGACCGCCTTCGAGCGCGGGAACACGCGGTTGGGGTGA
- a CDS encoding phosphatase PAP2 family protein: protein MSRAVGVTDLLASAPDWVVAVFALVTQLGDAWFLFGAFSLLYWLGPSRDLLDRPVGATLIGLGLAAVGLTVAAKFLFALPRPPGAGTAAVPPWLPAALGDLYVSAATGDGFGFPSGHALGSTVAYGGLALLADAWDRRRRLLAAGLVAVLVSLSRLVLGVHYLADVLAGMALGVVVLWTALRLTERGRRPGRLFAGAVVVAVVGVGFSLLHAERVEAMAVLGATVGGLLGWRYADGDLVGDRRVVPLPAAGVGLLVAGGLFAGSLAVEPPLPVVFAVNVASVGLVLALPAVAGE from the coding sequence ATGTCACGGGCCGTCGGCGTCACCGACCTGCTCGCGAGTGCACCCGACTGGGTGGTCGCCGTCTTCGCACTCGTCACGCAACTCGGCGACGCGTGGTTCCTGTTCGGTGCCTTCTCGCTGCTCTACTGGCTCGGCCCGTCGCGCGACCTGCTCGACAGACCGGTCGGCGCGACGCTGATCGGCCTCGGCCTCGCGGCGGTGGGGCTGACGGTCGCCGCGAAGTTCCTGTTCGCGCTCCCGCGTCCGCCCGGTGCCGGCACCGCCGCCGTCCCGCCGTGGCTCCCCGCCGCCCTCGGCGACCTCTACGTCAGCGCCGCGACCGGCGACGGCTTCGGCTTCCCGAGCGGCCACGCCCTCGGCAGTACCGTCGCCTACGGCGGACTCGCGCTCCTCGCGGACGCGTGGGACCGCCGGCGCCGTCTCCTCGCGGCCGGCCTCGTCGCGGTGCTCGTCTCGCTGTCCCGTCTCGTGCTCGGGGTCCACTACCTCGCGGACGTGCTCGCCGGGATGGCACTCGGTGTCGTCGTCCTCTGGACCGCGCTCCGACTCACAGAGCGGGGCCGGCGTCCGGGCCGCCTGTTCGCGGGTGCGGTCGTCGTCGCGGTCGTCGGCGTCGGCTTCTCGCTGCTGCACGCCGAGCGCGTCGAAGCGATGGCGGTTCTCGGGGCCACGGTCGGCGGCCTGCTCGGCTGGCGGTACGCGGACGGGGACCTCGTCGGCGACCGCCGAGTCGTCCCGTTGCCGGCCGCCGGCGTCGGGTTGCTCGTCGCCGGTGGGCTGTTCGCCGGGTCGCTGGCGGTCGAACCGCCGCTCCCGGTGGTCTTCGCCGTCAACGTCGCGTCGGTCGGTCTCGTCCTCGCGCTCCCGGCGGTCGCCGGGGAGTAG
- a CDS encoding YihY/virulence factor BrkB family protein → MCRSVEVRGVSTVSRVRGDPVGFVRAVVDAVQESDATFVAASLAYYAFVSLIPLLALVVVVASVVGGEALSAEVLVLVGDLLTPAAQADLLSAFQSDTGRGGVTVVGVVLTTWGALKLFRGLDRAFGKVYGTTPGGIVAQVKDALLVLVSVGAGIAGVTVVGGVVAFLPIPGARFVAPLSLLFALVAAFFPLYYVFPDAEVSARQALPGTVFAAVCWTLLGVGFGIYATVAGTSAVYGLLGGILLLVTWFYLGGVVLLVGAVLNAVLAGWSFGDDGDDVTAPGAQAGREGGPDRQVQHPSDRHDGTTAMSESPDGTDGDEKSDRTEPRGAPDIGELEAEIDRLRADLDDFERDVSDRTVEKPKLEAELKRYVRRRMRRGKARGWGPYLVLLYGTAMTIAGFVLLDDLLAVIAMVVIFLSTLGLYVLFVLFGIGLNVLSVPARARDWVGERRD, encoded by the coding sequence ATGTGTCGTTCCGTCGAAGTTCGGGGCGTGTCTACAGTCTCTCGTGTTCGGGGCGATCCGGTCGGCTTCGTCCGCGCCGTCGTCGACGCGGTGCAGGAGTCGGACGCCACCTTCGTCGCCGCGAGCCTCGCCTACTACGCCTTCGTCTCGCTGATCCCGCTGCTCGCGCTGGTCGTCGTCGTCGCCAGCGTCGTGGGCGGCGAGGCGCTCTCGGCCGAGGTACTCGTCCTCGTCGGCGACCTGCTCACGCCGGCCGCACAGGCCGACCTCCTCTCGGCGTTCCAGAGCGACACCGGCCGCGGTGGCGTCACGGTCGTCGGCGTCGTCCTGACGACGTGGGGTGCGCTGAAGCTGTTCCGGGGACTCGACCGGGCCTTCGGGAAGGTGTACGGGACGACTCCCGGCGGCATCGTCGCGCAGGTGAAAGACGCCCTGCTGGTCCTCGTCAGCGTCGGTGCCGGCATCGCCGGCGTCACCGTGGTCGGCGGCGTCGTCGCCTTCCTCCCGATCCCGGGCGCGCGGTTCGTCGCCCCCCTCTCGCTGCTGTTCGCACTCGTCGCGGCGTTCTTCCCGCTGTACTACGTCTTCCCCGACGCCGAGGTGTCCGCCCGGCAGGCACTGCCCGGCACCGTCTTCGCGGCGGTCTGCTGGACGCTGCTCGGCGTCGGCTTCGGCATCTACGCGACGGTCGCCGGCACCTCGGCGGTGTACGGTCTGCTCGGTGGGATCCTCCTGCTCGTGACGTGGTTCTACCTCGGCGGCGTCGTCCTGCTCGTCGGCGCGGTGCTCAACGCCGTGCTGGCCGGTTGGTCGTTCGGTGACGACGGGGACGACGTCACCGCCCCCGGCGCGCAGGCGGGACGCGAGGGCGGTCCGGACCGGCAGGTACAACACCCGTCGGACCGACACGACGGAACGACTGCGATGAGCGAGTCACCCGACGGCACGGACGGCGACGAGAAGAGCGACCGCACCGAGCCGCGCGGTGCGCCCGACATCGGGGAACTCGAAGCCGAGATCGACCGCCTCCGGGCCGATCTGGACGACTTCGAGCGCGACGTGTCCGACCGGACCGTCGAGAAGCCGAAGCTCGAAGCCGAACTCAAGCGGTACGTCCGCCGCCGGATGCGCCGGGGGAAGGCCCGTGGCTGGGGTCCGTACCTCGTGCTCCTGTACGGGACGGCGATGACCATCGCCGGGTTCGTCCTGCTCGACGACCTGCTGGCGGTGATCGCCATGGTCGTCATCTTCCTGTCGACGCTCGGCCTGTACGTCCTCTTCGTCCTGTTCGGCATCGGCCTGAACGTCCTCTCGGTGCCGGCCCGCGCCCGCGACTGGGTCGGCGAGCGCCGCGACTGA
- the mutS gene encoding DNA mismatch repair protein MutS: protein MPAVTGPPPEMAESRGDLTPMMRQYFELTAEYDDCLVLFQVGDFYEAFCDAAEEVSKVLEVTLTQREDSTGTYRMAGIPIDNAASYVEGLLDAGYRVAVADQVEDPDEASGVVDRAVTRVVTPGTVTDDELLAGSATYLACLARETDTERVNGASAHTAGARTNGASAHTTDATHAVAFLDVSTGEFRVTSVESRRRAIEELDRVDPAEVVFAPEFADTGGDDGENTAGTDESDADDPGATDPRLAETFDLRAATTVYDPDAFDTDSARDRVGRYVDEPDAVLATDAELRACGGLLAYAEYTQGDGVRGDVPEEPAAVGDTGGSGDAEESADTTDDPTDADPTLGYVTRIRRYDPDDALRLDPTAIRSLELFENRTREDGPTLLGVVDDTSSALGRRRLESWLRRPLLDTGRIDARQAAVAAFAEESLVRAEVRDLLEAVYDVERLLGRVARSRANARDLRSLKTTLDTVPELKSALASVDQADSDRLVALRDRLDELADVRGLIDDAISEDPPAEITEGGIVASGYDDELDALRETEQSGREWVADLEARERERTGIDSLSVGYNQVHGYYIEVTKPNLDRVPDDYTRRQTLKNSERFYTPELKRREDEIIGAAERADALEYDLFREVRRAVAEEAERVQDVADALAELDTLATLAEIAVDRDWTRPEVVDYDAERADSADESAPAIDIEHGRHPVVADAQSSFVPNDTHLGDSRVAVVTGPNMSGKSTYMRQVALICLLAQVGSFVPADAARLPTLDRIFTRVGASDDIAGGQSTFMREMSELTDILHDATERSLVLLDEVGRGTSTTDGLSIAWATTEFVHDEIGAFTLFATHYHELTAIADELPGVTNRHFAADRDDSGVTFRHEVREGPASSSYGVEVAGLAGVPDPVVARSRDLVAVGGPGGPSDATDAEGTTTTDPEETPTTDAEASDTGETVQATLEGDPATEPSDPETGEGDGAATADETVADLLAELREIDVADTTPLDALNRLHDLRELAASADVSAADATETASETTADHTATDTDR from the coding sequence ATGCCAGCGGTCACGGGTCCCCCGCCGGAGATGGCCGAGAGTCGCGGGGACCTCACCCCGATGATGCGCCAGTACTTCGAGTTGACTGCGGAGTACGACGACTGTCTCGTCCTCTTTCAGGTCGGCGACTTCTACGAGGCCTTCTGCGACGCGGCCGAGGAGGTGTCGAAAGTTCTCGAAGTGACACTCACCCAGCGCGAGGACTCCACCGGTACGTATCGCATGGCGGGCATCCCCATCGACAACGCCGCGAGCTACGTCGAAGGACTGCTCGACGCCGGCTACCGGGTCGCGGTCGCGGATCAGGTCGAAGACCCCGACGAGGCCTCGGGCGTCGTGGACCGCGCCGTCACGCGGGTCGTCACGCCGGGGACCGTCACCGACGACGAACTGCTCGCCGGGAGCGCGACCTACCTCGCGTGTCTCGCCCGCGAGACGGACACAGAGCGAGTGAACGGCGCGTCGGCCCACACTGCCGGCGCGCGCACGAACGGCGCGTCGGCCCACACCACCGACGCGACCCACGCGGTCGCATTCCTCGACGTCTCGACCGGCGAGTTCCGCGTGACCAGCGTCGAGTCGCGCCGGCGAGCCATCGAGGAACTGGACCGCGTCGACCCCGCCGAGGTCGTCTTCGCCCCGGAGTTCGCCGACACCGGCGGAGACGACGGTGAGAACACGGCCGGCACCGACGAGTCGGACGCAGACGACCCGGGTGCGACGGACCCCCGACTCGCCGAGACCTTCGACCTCCGGGCGGCCACGACGGTCTACGACCCCGACGCGTTCGACACCGACAGTGCCCGTGACCGAGTCGGCCGGTACGTCGACGAGCCGGACGCCGTCCTCGCCACCGACGCCGAACTCCGGGCGTGCGGCGGTCTCCTCGCGTACGCCGAGTACACACAAGGTGACGGCGTGCGCGGCGACGTGCCGGAGGAACCGGCCGCAGTCGGCGACACGGGCGGGAGCGGAGACGCCGAGGAGTCGGCCGACACGACTGACGACCCGACTGACGCGGACCCGACGCTCGGCTACGTCACCCGCATCCGGCGGTACGACCCCGACGACGCACTCCGACTGGACCCGACCGCCATCCGGAGTCTCGAACTGTTCGAGAACCGGACCCGCGAGGACGGTCCGACACTGCTCGGCGTCGTGGACGACACCTCGTCGGCACTCGGTCGTCGCCGACTGGAGTCGTGGCTCCGACGACCACTGCTCGACACCGGCCGCATCGACGCCCGGCAGGCGGCGGTCGCGGCGTTCGCCGAGGAGTCGCTGGTCCGCGCCGAGGTGCGCGACCTGCTGGAGGCGGTGTACGACGTGGAGCGTCTGCTCGGTCGGGTCGCCCGCAGTCGGGCGAACGCCCGCGACCTGCGGTCGCTGAAGACCACACTCGACACCGTGCCGGAACTGAAGTCGGCCTTAGCGTCGGTCGACCAGGCGGATTCGGACCGGCTGGTCGCCCTCCGGGACCGACTGGACGAACTGGCAGACGTGCGCGGGTTGATCGACGACGCGATCAGCGAAGACCCGCCGGCGGAGATCACCGAGGGCGGGATCGTCGCGTCGGGCTACGACGACGAACTCGACGCCCTGCGCGAGACCGAGCAGTCCGGGCGGGAGTGGGTCGCCGATCTGGAAGCCCGCGAACGGGAACGCACCGGCATCGACTCGCTGTCGGTCGGCTACAACCAGGTCCACGGCTACTACATCGAGGTGACGAAGCCGAACCTGGATCGGGTGCCGGACGACTACACCCGCCGACAGACCCTGAAGAACAGCGAACGCTTCTACACGCCGGAGTTGAAGCGCCGAGAAGACGAGATCATCGGCGCGGCAGAGCGGGCCGACGCGCTGGAGTACGACCTGTTCCGCGAGGTTCGTCGGGCGGTCGCCGAGGAGGCAGAGCGCGTGCAGGACGTGGCCGACGCGCTGGCCGAGTTGGACACCCTCGCCACCCTCGCCGAGATAGCGGTGGACCGCGACTGGACGCGCCCCGAGGTGGTCGACTACGACGCCGAGCGAGCCGACTCGGCCGACGAGTCGGCTCCGGCCATCGACATCGAGCACGGTCGACACCCCGTCGTCGCCGACGCCCAGTCGTCGTTCGTCCCGAACGACACGCACCTCGGCGACTCCCGCGTCGCGGTCGTCACCGGCCCGAACATGTCGGGGAAGTCGACCTACATGCGACAGGTCGCCCTGATCTGTCTGCTCGCGCAGGTCGGGAGTTTCGTCCCGGCCGACGCGGCCCGCCTCCCCACGCTCGACCGCATCTTCACGCGGGTCGGCGCGTCGGACGACATCGCCGGCGGGCAGTCCACCTTCATGCGGGAGATGAGCGAGTTGACCGACATCCTCCACGACGCGACCGAACGCTCGCTGGTCCTGCTGGACGAAGTGGGGCGTGGCACCTCCACGACCGACGGCCTCTCCATCGCGTGGGCGACGACCGAGTTCGTCCACGACGAGATCGGCGCGTTCACGCTCTTTGCCACGCACTACCACGAACTGACCGCCATCGCCGACGAGTTACCGGGCGTGACGAACCGCCACTTCGCGGCCGACCGCGACGACTCCGGCGTGACGTTCCGCCACGAGGTGCGGGAGGGGCCGGCCTCCTCGTCGTACGGCGTCGAGGTCGCGGGACTCGCCGGCGTCCCCGATCCGGTCGTCGCGCGCTCGCGCGACTTGGTCGCGGTCGGCGGTCCCGGCGGCCCGAGCGACGCCACCGACGCCGAGGGGACGACGACGACCGACCCCGAGGAGACGCCGACCACCGACGCCGAGGCGTCCGACACGGGAGAGACGGTACAGGCGACCCTCGAAGGCGACCCCGCGACCGAACCGTCGGACCCGGAGACCGGCGAGGGGGACGGTGCCGCAACCGCAGACGAGACGGTCGCGGACCTGCTCGCCGAACTCCGAGAGATCGACGTGGCCGACACGACACCACTCGACGCGCTGAACCGACTCCACGACCTGCGGGAGTTGGCCGCGAGCGCCGACGTGTCGGCGGCGGACGCGACAGAGACCGCGAGTGAGACGACCGCCGACCACACCGCGACCGACACCGACAGATGA
- a CDS encoding CopG family ribbon-helix-helix protein: protein MTVVSVSMPEELLERIDTFADEHGYTGRSEVIREASRNLLGEFEDKRLEERDLMGVVTVLFNYETTAVEERMMHLRHQHEHLVASNFHSHVGDHYCMELFVLEGSLEDISAFVGQIRATKDTLTVDYSVIPVDDFGTLPDA from the coding sequence ATGACCGTCGTCAGCGTCTCCATGCCGGAGGAACTGCTCGAACGCATCGACACCTTCGCCGACGAACACGGCTACACCGGCCGGAGCGAGGTGATCCGGGAGGCCTCGCGCAACCTGCTCGGCGAGTTCGAGGACAAACGACTGGAGGAACGCGACCTGATGGGCGTCGTCACGGTCCTGTTCAACTACGAGACGACCGCCGTCGAGGAGCGGATGATGCACCTCCGCCACCAGCACGAACATCTCGTCGCGTCGAACTTCCACAGCCACGTCGGCGACCACTACTGCATGGAACTGTTCGTCCTCGAAGGGTCACTGGAGGATATCTCCGCGTTCGTCGGCCAGATCAGAGCGACGAAAGACACCCTCACCGTCGACTACTCCGTCATCCCGGTCGACGACTTCGGGACGCTCCCCGACGCCTGA
- a CDS encoding tRNA (guanine(26)-N(2))-dimethyltransferase, producing the protein MLIEEGGVSVEVPEARDGASEGADDGVFFNPTQELNRDITVAVLRAYRDREPRVASYLDAMAASGIRGVRAANEGYDATCADVDGEAVELARENFARNDLPGEAVHRDANVEMHEELYDVIDVDPFGTPMPFADAALSNARNLVCVTATDTAPLCGAHFESGVRKYSTVPRNTDYHAEMGLRVLISALVRTAARHDIAAEPICSHVTRHYARTYLELDHRATRADAAIDRLGYVHHCQDCLERDHEFGLIANPPDDEQCPHCGSTRFVTGGPIHLGPIADPEFTAAVRGHVADEMGEAKAARKLLGTVAGELDRPTHYDQHRLCKLWGEPATAMDDFLGDLRDAGFDASHAHYSGTAFKTDASVAEMRDAVFG; encoded by the coding sequence ATGCTCATCGAGGAGGGAGGCGTCTCCGTCGAGGTCCCCGAGGCCCGCGACGGGGCCAGCGAGGGGGCCGACGACGGCGTGTTCTTCAACCCGACACAGGAGTTGAACCGCGACATCACCGTCGCCGTCCTCCGGGCGTACCGCGACCGGGAACCACGGGTCGCCTCCTATCTCGACGCGATGGCCGCCTCCGGCATCCGGGGTGTCCGCGCCGCCAACGAGGGGTACGACGCCACCTGTGCCGACGTCGACGGCGAGGCAGTCGAGTTGGCCCGCGAGAACTTCGCCCGGAACGACCTCCCCGGCGAGGCGGTCCACCGCGACGCGAACGTCGAGATGCACGAAGAACTGTACGACGTGATCGACGTGGACCCCTTCGGGACGCCGATGCCCTTCGCCGACGCCGCCCTGTCGAACGCCCGGAACCTCGTCTGCGTGACCGCGACCGACACCGCGCCGCTGTGTGGCGCGCACTTCGAGTCGGGCGTCCGGAAGTACTCGACCGTCCCGCGCAACACCGACTACCACGCCGAGATGGGCCTGCGCGTCCTCATCTCGGCGCTGGTCCGGACCGCCGCCCGCCACGACATCGCGGCCGAACCGATCTGCTCGCACGTCACCCGGCACTACGCCCGGACCTACCTCGAACTCGACCACCGCGCCACCCGTGCCGACGCCGCCATCGACCGACTCGGCTACGTCCACCACTGTCAGGACTGTCTCGAACGCGACCACGAGTTCGGCCTGATCGCCAACCCGCCGGACGACGAGCAGTGCCCGCACTGCGGGAGCACCCGCTTCGTCACCGGCGGACCGATCCACCTCGGTCCCATCGCCGACCCCGAGTTCACTGCCGCCGTCCGCGGTCACGTGGCCGACGAGATGGGCGAGGCGAAGGCGGCGAGAAAACTGCTCGGGACGGTCGCCGGCGAACTCGACCGGCCGACCCACTACGACCAGCACCGCCTCTGCAAACTGTGGGGCGAACCCGCGACCGCGATGGACGACTTCCTCGGCGACCTCCGAGACGCCGGCTTCGACGCCTCCCACGCCCACTACTCCGGGACCGCGTTCAAGACCGACGCGAGCGTGGCGGAGATGCGCGACGCCGTCTTCGGCTGA